The sequence below is a genomic window from Sardina pilchardus chromosome 9, fSarPil1.1, whole genome shotgun sequence.
AGGCAGGCGCCATGTAAGTTACTCAACCGAGCTAAGGATGGTCACTTGCCATCAtgccagataaaaaaaaaaatcaattgccagaaaaaaaatgaactaAAATAAACTATTCAAACACATTTGAAAGGGAGTGGGAAGAAGTGAACAGTTGATGAGTGTGATGAGTGCATTGGAGTGCATTATAAATACACGCTGGAAGTGTTGTCTGTCATCTGTTACTGtattatgtgtctgtctctataTTGTTACCTATCGGGGTGTTTTTATTGGGGtttattggggcagccgtggtgtactggttagggcttcggccttgtaactggaaggttgccagttcaatccccgaccagtccaccacggctgaagtgccctcagatttacctcactgtgtgtgcactgtgtgagcaggttaaatgcagagacacaaatttccctcacgggatcaaaaaagtatatattctattctgttttaCCTCTTGCGTCCATAGAAACCCACACATTGTTCTGAACATTGACTTGGCGCCAACGCTGCTGGATATGGCTGGGGTAGATATtccagttgatatggacggcaAGTCCATCCTCAAGCTTCTTGATACGGAGAGACCTGTCAACAGGTAAGAGGCATGCACAGAAAGacataagcacacatacaagcaaaaacatttacacagccacacacattaattacacacacacttttgtagCTCAACTTAAACACTATGAACTTCACACTGTATCACCCCTTATCTGTCCAGGTTCCAGTCCAACAAGAACAGAAAAATATGGAGAGATTCCTTCTTGCTAGAGAGAGGGTAAGCATATTGCATCTGCCTTAGGTGCAGTCAACATCATGCCTTTTCAGCGCCATTGCCAACATACTGAAATGGATATGATAATCTAGTCTTGTAATAAATTGCCAGTGGATTAATTCAGTCCAGCAATTTTGTGTTGATTGATTGTGAGTGAGAGTAGGGTTGTGGAAGGTGGCAACAGCGTTTCACAGCTTTCACATCTGTTCAAGCAGCATGTATTCCTCTTGCCTTTTATAATTAACGTCATGTTTATCCTCGGCTTACCTCTGATGGCTGACAGGAAGCCACTGCACAAGATGGGTGATGGGAAGGAGGTGGCCCAGGAGGAGAACTTCCTGCCTAAGTACCAGCGTGTGAGAGACCTGTGCCAACGTGCAGAGTACCAAACGGCATGTGAACAACCAGGGCAGGTGGGTAcactcatatataagtgtctctggtacAACTGCAAAGCACACGtgaggcctataggcctatatggctactaataggcctactacatgcgtagcctatttattgtagcctacacagaATGTTTGAATAACTGTTAGATGTTCAGCCCACCTTCTCACAGGCTGCAGCAAGAGGCCTCTCATAAGCAACGATGGTTTCTCCTCTAcatctttctttgtttttattttcattctctccctttctccgtCTTCCTGTTCACCTTCACAGAAATGGCAGTGTTTAGAGGACAGCGCTGGCATGATGAGGCTGTTTAAGTGTAAGGGGGTGGTTGGCGTGTACTCGCCCCGTGCTCAGGGTCTGCTGGCTAGTCGCACCGCTAATATCTACAGTCCCTCCATCCCTTCTGATGGCTGCGACTGTGACCCCTCACCAACAGTCAAGAAAAAGAAGCTGCTCACCAAACGAAGTGAGTGCTGGCCCTATTTTGAAAGTATGAGAGCTCTTAACTGTTGATTAGTTTATCTGAGCAGTGGAGCGCCCCTCTCTAGGATGCTAACTTCGAGGCATAAGGACTTTCTTGTTTACCAAAGAGCTAAGTGAAGAGCAAGCCACGCACCTGCTGTCAAAATAATTGTGCGAGTGCTGCCACCAAGTGGGTATGAATAGGCACTACAAGTTGCCCTTTCCTGAGaggaacaaaacacaaaacagaggccctattcgcacgggattagtattacctgtggacctttggtgatttgtgataattgcggagaatgtctgagatcttagtcccgtgcgaatgtgccatgtctgtaatttgtaaagtaaaaattccgccgcaaattacctactgtatttcgccaaacacagacgtccggtgataatactaatcccgtgcgaatctgcatctcagtgattgctattgcatatcttttctactttgtgcgttgttttcggacgttagcatacgacatatccgggtgtaatgtcagtgaaaatagagtaatttacagacttcgcttatcccgtgcgaatgcgctgcaagtaacacagaggtggggcgataatgaccagaggtccacaggtaatactaatcccgtgcgaatagggctttaaGTAATGTGCTTGGAAGAAACACGCGTGAATTAAAAAGTCAGGTTTGCATGGAAATCAGCAGATGTGTCATACTGAAGAAGGGAGATTTAATTCCATCTAGTGGTGTATTATGCATGTATTGTATGTTCAAATCAAATTTTGTAAAATATTTGCTTTGCTTtttctgtagcctaatgctCTTGACTACAAGCATGCACAAATGCCAAATCTAAGGGGATAATAAATTATCCCAAATTTCATAGGCAGGTAGATAAGCTGAGTGAGTGGAGTGGGAGAAATGACATAGCTGACTAATACTTCTAACTGAACTAAACCTGCTTTTCTGGGAAACATTACAGCATACAGGGAGAAGTTGCTTTTTTAAGCATCAGATCAAACAATATTAGAATTGCACATGATCATGTTTCCTGTTTAGGTTGAATAGATACAGTTCATGCTAACATGCCATAttgttatgtagcctactgctttGACTTCACCTTAGTTATTTCTCTGAGACAGAGATCAAGGCCCGGAAGAGTCTGGCTCGGAACCGCTGGGCCCGCTCGGTTCCGCTCCAGTGGGACACCAACCAGTACACTCTGGACCTGGAGGAGGGCTACCGGCCCGTGGGCCTGAAGAACACCAGCAGGAGGGCCGTGGAAgtccagcaggaggaggaggagggccccAGTGGGATGGGCGACAGCACTGCCTCACCCTCCACTGGGAACAGCCTCTCCCCATCCGCAGCCCTCAAAGTCACCTACAGGTActgcagtagtagcagcagcagcagcagtagtaggctacagttgtacTTTGGATGTACAAATATGTAGAGCTCATAATTGGAGCGCTTTCCCACCAGGCGATGCACAGAAATAGGCTAATGATTTGCTAGCGCTTGCTAAAAAATGGGACAATACTGTATATTCTGGAATGCTCATTTGAGGCGTCAAaaatatggctgaaatatggaACTTGGAGCATCACAAAGTGTTAACACAAAAGAATTAGGTTGAATATGAGGTTGTGTTTGGATTTACCTGACGCAGTCCACCATTCAAATATGAATGTGTCATAATCAAGAATGTCTACTTGAACTacatttgttgttttttagGGTCATCACATCAAATTAGTCAGTAGTCATGAATCATGATGATCTACAATGCAAAAATGCATGCTAAAGTAAGGGTTGTAACTTTtgtaatttttctttttcttttttgaatcCAGGTGCTCCATATTAATGAATGACTCTGTGAGCTGCGATGGCAGCTTGTACAAATCACTGCAGGCCTGGAAAGACCATAAACTCCACATTGAACATGAGGTATGGCTGACTACAGTTACCACTGAAAGATCGCCTCTCTTTGCCTTATAAACCAGAATTGAATTTAGCAATTTTGAAAGTAGCTTAGTATTAGTAGTAGtttaaagaagaagaaaaaaacactgggGGTGAAATAGATGCTGGAGGGATATTTCTTCTCTTGTCAACAACTGGGTCAACAAGGTTAACTGGGTGAATTTGTCCTCCTAATGACTGGAACTCTATGTACATGTTTAGATTGAGACTCTGCAGACTAAGATAAAGAACCTGCGGGAGGTGAAAGGCCACCTGAAGAAAGCCCGACCGAAAGAGTGCAACTGCGACAAGGACACGTAAGTGTGCTGTGTGATGAGAGGAGTATGATGGTAGTCTGGGTTTATAGATATGTGTCACTGTAAtaatgcctgtgtatgtgtgtgtgtgtgtgtgtgtctgtgtgtgtctgtgtctgtgaatcTCAGATACCAGGCTCAATACAAAGGAATGTTCCGCCTAAAATCAGGACGTCTGCAGTCTctgaggtaagtgtgtgtgtgtgtgtgtgtgtgtgtgtgtgtgtgtgtgtgtgtgtgtgtgtgtgtgtgtgtgtgtgtgtgtgtgtgtgtgtgtgtgtgtgtgtgtgtgtgtgtgtgtgtgtgtgtgtgtgtgtgtgtgtgtgtgtctatttttatcattatttcaaaaaaacatttacagaatcaTAACACTAGCAAGTAACCCATTCAAGGCCACCCAAGTTCCTGGATGATTTaatttcctcctcccctcctcccatccCAGAGCGGCCTCTAAGGATAAGAAGCAGTGGATCCTGAAGGACCAGAAGCGCCGCAAGAAACTGCGGAAGCTACTGAAGCGCCTCCGTAACCATGACACCTGCAGCATGCCCGGCCTCACCTGCTTCACCCACGACAACCAGCACTGGCAGACTGCCCCCTTCTGGACAAGTGAGATACTGCGTCTACATTGGCAGCCTCTGTTAATCCAATTACTACTGTATTACTGCTACCCAGGGACCTCTCTGGCAGTACTGTGTGGATATGACTGTTTTTTCATGAGTGTGCTCGAGAGTTCAGGCCATGTCCTCACTTGGTTATATAAcaccatgaaaaaaaacatcGCCTTCTAATGAATATGTTTATGACTTGAAATGTTTAAAACACAAGTCTCTTCATTGAATGTCTTTCAGATGGGTTTTGAGAGTTTTCAAATAAATTGTATGTGAATATGAGTGTAGGTAATTGAAAGGATAATTTCCCATGAGGCATTATCATAGTATTAAACTGTGAaaattctttcctctctctcctatatatacagtgggtCCATTCTGCGCTTGCACCAGTGCCAACAACAACACGTACTCCTGTCTGAGGACCATAAACGACACTCATAACttcattttctgtgaatatgcCACCGGATTCCTAGAGTACTTCGATCTTAACACAGACCCATATCAGGTACCCAAATATagaatgtatgtgtatacatataaacattccAGGCACTCAAAGGATGGTGGAAAAGGAGGAATTATAACATAATATATATTAACACATTTATGTTACTACAAATAGACGATGGCCATGTGTCTAatctgagtgtgtgcttgtctgagCAGTTGATTAATGCCGTGAGCACGCTGGATAGGCAGGCACTCAACCACATGCATCTCCAGCTGGCCAAGCTACGTGGCTGCAGAGGCCACAAACAGTGCAACCAGGAGACAGGTACTGCACCCCCGGctccagcacgcatgcacatatcAGCCAAGttgctcacctcacacacactacttcagtCACATTCAACTACTGACATGCACctcacccaaccacacacacacacacacacacacacacacaaacacacacaaacattttacTTTACAAAGAGGTTTTCCTATTTCATCTCTTACAGGTGTGAAAGAACGCAGCTATGTCAAAGAATACAGGTAGAGTACCCATGTTTTTCACCTTGAACTACAGATCAAATAGCTTTCTCCGCTCATGTCTATGAAAGACTGATTTGATCATTGTTGTAACTATACGTGTTAATACAATTTTGTCTTGTCTGTAAAATACTTTACTTGCCTTATTTTCTAATGCATTTATTTGCATGGGCAGTAGACTATTGTTTCTGCACATTGTAAATGAAATAAAGCTATCTTTTGTGAGAAGCTCTTATTTCCAATGCTTAAAGAGGGATTGGCCTTAACTGCTTGttactgctgtctgtgtgtgtatgtatgtgcgtgtgtgtgtgtgtgtgtgtgtgtgtgtgtgtgtgtttatctgtatttgtttgtttgtttgtctatttgtgtatctgtatgtgtgtgtgtgtgtgtgcatgtgggcgtGGGTGTGCCCCTTGCATGCTTCAGGCCGCTTCACCGTCGAATGAGGCcaaaaaagaagaaacagaCGTCCAAATCCATGTGAGTTTGTGGCGTGTCCATCTGCTGTCCTCGCGTCCCCTCCAGATCCCCGCCACTCACCCCGTGTGTCCGTCATCCCATCCCTCCGTCAGATGGCCTCCCTGCATGCTGCTCCCAAAGCCTCCAtgccccctgcctctctctctccctgggaaGGGGCTGCTCTGAGAAGGGCCCTTCCATGACACGTTCAAGCAGGAACCTCATGTAGAAAGGCTCACTGAATGCTGTTCACAGAACACCTCTCTTGAAGGATTACCACAATGGGCCAGTTTCCGATACATGGCTTGAGCCTAGTCCAAGACTAAAATAAAtctccactgaaaaaaaaaaagcttttggtCTTGGACTGGACATGATCTATGTTCAGGGACCTAGAGGAGTATTATGTTAATGAATACTTCTATTTTGATTAGCAAAACTTATTTTAACAAAATAGAATAGCATGTCTATGCCCAAGTCAGACACAAACGCAATAATTTCATCTTTGAGGTGTCTTGCCCTATTTCAGCCTTTAGCGATGCAGTCATATGATTTAGCAACATTTAGGAGTTTTGTGCGAAAGTGTGAGAGGAAGCTGTTGAGTTTCCCATGGCCTGGCAGGGTGGGGCTGTGTGTATCTGATCTCTTCTCTGGGAAAGATTAAACTCTGAGGCTTCGGGGCTCCAAGAATAGAATGTGTGGTGAGAGAATACaatggggactgtgtgtgtcgttcctctcctcctctccctcattcaATGGTCCCTTCTTCCTTCCgctcctcttgtctctctctgttgctccttGTTTCCTTTCCATCATCTGCCACATCCAATTTGAATCATCTTTCATTAACGTTCATAAATTTACTGTTTATGATCGTTTATCATGTCAACAAATGTAGGCTTTCACATAGTCCAGCGAAATACGCCAACCGTGGAACAGAAATTAAACCCTCTGTTGTATAAACAGAAAGATAGTGAGAAAAGATGCACTGCTTGTTCACACCAAAACTCTACGGCCCCAGGCTACACCAGGTCCACAACTGAAGCTCTCTGGTCACAGAGtgtaaaaatagttttagaagactgtTCTCATTTCTGTCTAACGTACGTGCCACCATCATGTTTAGTGGAACCAGTTCCACtgattacagtggaagctaattgttgcagcaagTGCTCTTCGAACAGAACCGTATAGTTTCATGCCCAgtgtagcttccctgtaagGATAATTTCTGAAACAAGTATACACACTGAATCATCACTGTCAACACTGACTGAATGAAGCATGTCTCTATCCAGTGTGCACAATCCCAATTCACGTTGTatcccttttcttctccttaATCCAGGGGTCAAATTTGGGAAGGATGGGTGGGTTAACCACACCGCCGTCTCTCCGCTCGAAACAAGTCAGTGGTGAGGAACGAGGACGGACGGGTGGTCAGATGAGGACCCCGCCCAGACACCCACTCTCTAacccccccaccgccaccactaCGCCATACCGCATCAGAGCTGATTGCCAGGAGCCTCACAGTTTGGGTGAAGCTGTTGCTCTTCCAACTGCACTGCCACTAGACAGCACTGGGACCCCACAT
It includes:
- the sulf2a gene encoding extracellular sulfatase Sulf-2a codes for the protein MAGCRLSTSPLFLFIGLLFFITEGSSYLSAQRWKSRPQRDRRNVRPNIILILTDDQDIELGSMQAMNKTRKIMVQGGTHFSNAFSTTPMCCPSRSSILTGKYVHNHHTYTNNENCSSPSWQAHHEPHTFAVHLNNTGYRTAFFGKYLNEYNGSYVPPGWREWLALVKNSRFYNYTLCRNGIREKHGTEYPKDYLTDIITNESVNYFRTSKRIYPNRPVMMVLSHVAPHGPEDAAPQYSSAFPNASQHITPSYNYAPNPDKHWILRYTGPMKPVHMQFTNMLQRRRLQTLLSVDDSVEKVYNMLVETGELDNTYLIYMSDHGYHIGQFGLVKGKSMPYEFDIRVPFYVRGPHVEAGAINPHIVLNIDLAPTLLDMAGVDIPVDMDGKSILKLLDTERPVNRFQSNKNRKIWRDSFLLERGKPLHKMGDGKEVAQEENFLPKYQRVRDLCQRAEYQTACEQPGQKWQCLEDSAGMMRLFKCKGVVGVYSPRAQGLLASRTANIYSPSIPSDGCDCDPSPTVKKKKLLTKRKIKARKSLARNRWARSVPLQWDTNQYTLDLEEGYRPVGLKNTSRRAVEVQQEEEEGPSGMGDSTASPSTGNSLSPSAALKVTYRCSILMNDSVSCDGSLYKSLQAWKDHKLHIEHEIETLQTKIKNLREVKGHLKKARPKECNCDKDTYQAQYKGMFRLKSGRLQSLRAASKDKKQWILKDQKRRKKLRKLLKRLRNHDTCSMPGLTCFTHDNQHWQTAPFWTMGPFCACTSANNNTYSCLRTINDTHNFIFCEYATGFLEYFDLNTDPYQLINAVSTLDRQALNHMHLQLAKLRGCRGHKQCNQETGVKERSYVKEYRPLHRRMRPKKKKQTSKSMGQIWEGWVG